The Medicago truncatula cultivar Jemalong A17 chromosome 7, MtrunA17r5.0-ANR, whole genome shotgun sequence genome includes the window TCCAAAAAAATGATCtagagagattgaattttttcatggtttttttCGGATATCTTTAATTAGGATGTTAAAACATGGTTTTACACACAAAAGTTAGATTTTTCCGACTAGGGACAGATTTATCATGAAATTTTATTacccataattatgaatttcttaaacaattcataattaatttgtatctcatttaaaaacttcaaatttcatggtgaaggttcttatcatgttctaaCCATGCCTACAGAATTATATAACGAAATTTGATCCGTCAGTATATGCTTACTCggaacaaaattgcaatttcgcacgtttttgttgaaaaataataatcgaTCGAAACATCTTTGAAAACCTACGAAATTTTGCAGattctttttttgtatttctataAATGTCTCTGCAAACAATCAGctcaaaattagtttttaggttagtgttttcatttttttgttttttgtgtttttgatgctttaaaaattcataattaattcaaccttagttgaaaaattataaatttttgtgtaAAGTCATATTTTAATGTCCTAAACATGCTTGAAAATATTCAACCTCTAAGAAGATTTTTTGGACTTCAACTATATTACAAGGTCAAAAGCCTATACTTGATGCTTATTAGGCCAAAAACCACTATCGAATAGTGCCCCGATTAACATATGATTCAAAAGGTAGTGTATGATGTATCgtcaacaaaatacaaaactatCTGTACGCCCACCAATGAGAAGCTTTAGATTCCTGATAATCTTTAATGTCTCCGACCATCATTACTCTACGATGGTTGATGGATATAAAATTGTTGTACAAAACAGTTTTCTACCGACTCTTTAGGAGTTGTTCCATAAGTTCTATGGAAGGATCCTTAGACCACCACTCAAGTACACAATTATTATCCTTTCAATACATCTCACTCTTGCTGTCTTACCTAAATAAGTGTCGCCGTGTTTGCAAGTGTCTCCCGAATTGCAAAGCCATGGTTGCTGCTCGACAAATGTCAACATTATGATCACTTCAGGTCAttagtgaaaattaaattcttaatgAGGATGAACGAAAAAATAGTCTGCACGAAACTTTAGCAACATACAaggatatttaattttaataaagaaacaaaGACTAGTCTTAAAGCAACCAAACaatggcatttttttttaaaacatcaattatttattaaaaattatatatttaatatttattaaatgtaCAAATTCTAATATAAACTTACTATTTACAACTTCTTAAACATGTGAAATTTTACACATTATGCAAAATCCttagtttattaatattttgttgagggaaaggtttcaaatgaaaaaatgcttaatttattgatattttgttgaggaacAGTTTCACAATatctataattaaatttattgcaTATGTACATCCAACAAATAGAAATATTCATCCAATAATTTGTTAGTGTAGGCTTCCGGTGTGCGCATGCCGTAGTTTATCACATATGCACATTCTAAAaaacatattcatattcaaaatCCTTAAACAAATAAGTTTCCCTCTTaacatatttgtgtttgttaagTTGGTGCTGGGAAAACATGGAATGAATAATACATTTTATCGTTTAAAtatttgtcttttgttttattagGGATAACATGCATGTCTCATGTTATTTTTACGTATTCGTTACAATATCTGTCTTgcgttttttcttcttcttcatcaaagacaaatatttaatttattcactAATTTTAACTGATTATTCAATGACAATCATTTTAACTGATTATTTTCCATTACTTACAACTAGAGGAAAGACGTGCACCATCGTGCCCGTTTATCCGCTCTTTCTACTGCAATAAcgcatgtgattattttattatgattgtttgtatagttttgattaaaaattttaaatttttaaatattatgaaaattattgatatattgatttataaacaaaatattgtcaaggcatataacaaaattatttttgaactcaacatattttagtttgcctgcatataaaattaaggtaaaataatgatcatttattgtttattctaatagtaattagtaacatcataacataagtGTGTTGTGTAAAAGAAAcatcataaataaatgtataaatgacatgttatgTAAAAGACACATTGTAATGATTGcgataaaataatatctttaaaaactacatttttcgtAAAGTCTCCATCTTCCGCTTCTATTTTCCCTTCTTTAATGagaacttttgttgaattttgagaaactCCTCTTGAAAAGGCTACATATAATTGACCATGGCTGAAAACATGCCGTGGAAAATAGATTCCGACATTGAAAATGGTCTGCCTTTGTGACTTATTTATGGTAATAGAAAAACTTAGTCTAATGGGAAACTGTTTTCTACTAAGCACAAAGGGAAGTCATGAACtcacatttgtttttcatttaattcTGGACAAAATGCTCTTTTTCCAGCATTGCTTCCTGTTAGGATTTCCATATTCAACATATTCTTAAATAAACCACGACATAAAATCGCGTTCCATTACACAGGCCATATCTAGGGTCTATGTTTCGCAACAACATCAAAGGTGCacctttttttacctttaaaatatGTGATGAGAATCTTCCTTTAGCAGTTGagtttaaaaattcatgttgatataagttatgagtattcCCTTCAACCTCGTTAAATGACAACAAATTATGTTATTCTCCTGGAAACTAATTGATAATTATGTCATTCAATTTTTGAACATCATCATTTGTAGGTGTAATTATGGCTCTTTCAACCATATATAAATTATGATATTACTCCTCGCCTATGAATCACATACATTCGTCATATTAGATGTGTCTGAACACGTGTTGCATCCGTATCCACTAATATAATTACCCTAAATTATATGATTCTTTCAAATTATCAACGTTATTGGCGTGTCAGTATCCGTGTTGTATCTGGTGTCGGTGTTCGTATCCATACTCTTAGCGGTCTTCTCTTTTTATGGTCTCTCAAATGGTGGCTTGAAAGTAACTAATAACAAAAGATGGTGGTTTGAAGCTTTCTAGTGTTTCTGTTTTTAGTTGCAGGTAACATGAGTGTAATTATCgtttaacaattttgaatatagtttaaatggttttaaCACTTTGATTTCACTATATTTGGTTGGATATTGGACGGGGGGCATGGGAGCAGTTTATCAATTGTACACATGCAACGTTTCGAATcacaaagaaaacaacaatgCTTTTATTCCTTTAAACGGCAGTGGGAAGAGCTTAGCGGCAGGTGATGTTATTacttattttccttttatttaataattaaaaaaaaaccacagttctctttatatataaaaaaaagtcacgCTATCATAGTTTGCATAAACAATTATAAACCAGTAAagtcaaataatttttaaaattaatcgtaaacaatttgaatcataatcgATTATAAACCAGCAAAGTCAAATAtataatccataaaattaatcGACTTTGATTAGTTTtaacatgaaagaaaaagaaaaaaaaactaaaaaggttAATTCTGAATTCCAATGCAGGGGGTTGAGAAAAACTAAACAATACGGGAACGGACTATTAACTGTGAGAACCCtacttattaatatttattatagtgctaacaaaaaattttctaaaatattttgagtcctataatatttttttagaggatttaaagtccaatcttcaacattaatttttgctcacgtttgtttcAATTGTTCAAAGGCTAAGGAAgagtaaattatattattaaaataataaataatatggaaattaatactgttttttgtggaagtaataaaataatatttaaatattattttttgtggatGGGATATGAAAATACTTGGCAATCTTTGTGGGTTGTATTGAGGCGAACAACACAGATGTACAACATAAAATCGGCTGATAAAAAGGTAacttgagtttttgttttgtgctaGTAATTTAGTTGATTTGTGGTTAACGGAGGTAAAAGAGAGTTAACGGGGACGATTAGTGACATGGATTAGTAatttagttgttattttataattgactAACATTAAGAAGAATTCATAAGGAATTGTGTGTaagttttcttttaaattaaatttattcttatatatttgttacatgtgttatttgtatttaaaattaaaataaaaattaagggtatttttgaaaagaaaagtccAACCCAAAAGGGTGCTGAaaggggtagttttctttatatatagtatatatatatttgttacatgtattatttgtatttaaaattaaaataaaaacttaagggtatttttggaaagaaaagtcaAACCCAAAAGCGTGCTGAAAGGGGtagttttctatatatatagtatagatatatagtatagataacaCATTACCATACAACTCACCCGCACGACGCATGGATGTACGATCTAGTTTGTTTTTATTCATGAAAGTGAAATCCCACACACGAAATACAAAAATTGAATGCTTATTCAAAGTAGAAATataaagaacataaaaaaaaaaaaaaaattgatttgaattattttgagcTTCATAATATCAAGGCGTGTCATATACTTGTTGGCAATTACTCCACTTTTGAACTTTAAGAAAATCCATGTGCCACTTGGATTTTTCAAACTTAATGTGAATCCAAACATCCACTAAAACCTCGGTGCTCAAATTGGAACAGGATCAACCAACACTTCTTTAATACATGTCTTCATTAGTCCGTCAGAATCCGTGTAGTtatctttgtttttgtaaataacATCCATAAAACGTGAAAGATTAAGAACACGAGTCATAAAAGGCATCGGAACTTCGGTTGGCCTAAGACATTCTTCATTTATATCTTTCCAAACAATTGTCATTCTATTTTTGCATTCTTGAATAGCAGCTTCTCTCGACATATCAAATTGCTTCATATAACAATCTAACAATGAGCAAACATGTCCTCTTTTCTGTTCAAACTgtacaatagaaaataaataatgcaaGTGGTCATTTCGagtgaaagaaaacaataatatgtTAGTGAGtagttaattttgttattttataaatacCTCGCTGGAAACAATTTCATCCATTAGCCTGCAAAGAGTTGCAGCGGCGTTAACAATTCTTGGCTCATTTGATACCCAATTGAAGATCTCCTTTGTGGCTATGTCACCCATACCAATGTAAGAGGTTAATATCAGCAAAGGGTAAGCACCTGATTTTTTTGATATGCGCATGTACTCTTCTGTTGTTGGTATATGGTTTTCATTCAGCCATCTCGCCTCTGTCATAAATGCTTGCACTGACTTTTTGAACTGCCATCATtaacatacaaaaaaattaaatacgaGGATACTCATGTGTCTTATGTTGACTAAaaggtgtgtttttttttttgttgtcgtAGGGACTAGAAGCGAAAACTTTAATATTTGTAGGGACGTTTTACCTAACTAgtctaaaaaaaagttagcgGTTTTTTGGTCTatccttttcttattttaaaaatcaagataTGATATAGAGACTAACTAATCTAAGGGGTCCCATCCAACAATTCACTTATATGGATTTGCCCACCGAAATGGACATAGGGAAAATTGAAAGTGGATAGTTGAAAGGAGCACACACCAAAAACCGAAACCAAAAACACTCAACCAACACAAATGGTTTTTTAGTCTATCCTTACCTAACTATAgctaattttataaaacaaatacatatttatattgttttactTACTAAACTGAACCACAAAGAAGTGAACAgtagaaattttcaaaaaatagttaaaagtacataaaaaaattgtggcCAATACTCAAGTACTAGTGGGTAATTAGAAAAAGCAGAAAGTCATACTTCAATTTTGTAGTAGTCAAGGGTATATATCCTTCCTTCTTTTCtcatttctttctctatttcttcGTAAATTGTTAAGAATGATCTATAGATAGGTTTCATGTAGTCTGGAAGTTCGTCCAAGCTGCTAATATCCCAcctgaaaaaaattatagatggAAAATGAACTACTTTTAATTAGCAAccgaaaaataaatttgatgaaaatattaatcTGTATATGATATCTTATTCAACCTTTCAACTGCCTTGGTAAAAAGTTCCAGTTCATCAATTGTTCCATATGCATCATATGTATCATCAATGATTGAAAGTAGGGTGATTACTTTAATCATCATTTTTCTTGCTTGAGAATATTGGGGTTCAAAAAATGCAGTCAAAACCCAAAAGCTACATTCCGCGATCCTATCTCTTGCATAAGGTAGTTTGGTAGAGAAGTCCAACTCCTTCCACCATctttaaagatgaaaaacaaTATAGTTATTACAAGGTTTAATATTTCCATGATATTCCTAATATTATCTTAATACAAAAGATTGGAGTGTGTAATCTAAGTACTTACTTGGAAATGTTTCCAAACTCTTTTTGATGTAGGGATTGGAGTAAATTGAAATCCAATTTTGCGAAAGTGAGTAGAACTTCATCACAGGTAGGATCTTTCTCATAGATAGAAATGTAGTGTCGTGCCTCTAGCCTTGGTATGTTTTTGTGGAGAGCCTGCTTTAAGGTATATTCGATTTGTGCAGCAAGTGAAGGGCTCGATTGAGAGGCAATGGACTCGAGGTGAGTTGAAGTGAAATTTAA containing:
- the LOC120576876 gene encoding probable terpene synthase 2, with the protein product MSTVAYSDHDAKQRNLADYHPSVWGGFFLQYASETMELDQNLASQIDTLKDEVRNMLVSKTEMPLTKVKLIDSICRLGVGYHFEKEIDEVLQHIHKSYVENGEITLEDSLCSLAMLFRVFRQQGLHVSPNVFNKFKDKQGNFNENLSTDVEGMLSLYEASHMMVHEDDILEEALNFTSTHLESIASQSSPSLAAQIEYTLKQALHKNIPRLEARHYISIYEKDPTCDEVLLTFAKLDFNLLQSLHQKEFGNISKWWKELDFSTKLPYARDRIAECSFWVLTAFFEPQYSQARKMMIKVITLLSIIDDTYDAYGTIDELELFTKAVERWDISSLDELPDYMKPIYRSFLTIYEEIEKEMRKEGRIYTLDYYKIEFKKSVQAFMTEARWLNENHIPTTEEYMRISKKSGAYPLLILTSYIGMGDIATKEIFNWVSNEPRIVNAAATLCRLMDEIVSSEFEQKRGHVCSLLDCYMKQFDMSREAAIQECKNRMTIVWKDINEECLRPTEVPMPFMTRVLNLSRFMDVIYKNKDNYTDSDGLMKTCIKEVLVDPVPI